From one Streptomyces sp. ICC1 genomic stretch:
- a CDS encoding polyprenyl synthetase family protein has protein sequence MTVVGPFGLSVRDQALETDVQAGLAAVEAGLLEATKSEVPFITEAAQHLVRAGGKRFRPLLVMLASRFGDPYAPGIVPSAVVVELTHLATLYHDDVMDEADVRRGVDSANARWGNSVAVLTGDFLFARASHILADLGPEAVRIQAEAFERLVTGQILETAGPRDGRDPVAHYLDVMAGKTSSLVAVSCRFGALMSGADEMVVDVLTQYGERLGLAFQLADDVLDIASDAHESGKTPGTDLREGIPTLPVLRLREMAARDGNPDDLDLVALLDGDLTDDARHAEALTRLRSHPALEQARRDTVRYAEEARATLAPLPECFAKSALVELCDAVVHRAG, from the coding sequence GTGACCGTCGTCGGGCCGTTCGGACTGAGCGTGCGGGACCAGGCTCTTGAGACCGATGTCCAGGCCGGACTGGCCGCCGTCGAGGCGGGTCTGCTGGAAGCCACCAAGAGCGAAGTCCCCTTCATCACCGAGGCCGCGCAGCACCTCGTGCGCGCCGGAGGCAAGCGGTTCCGGCCGCTGCTGGTGATGCTCGCCTCCCGATTCGGCGATCCCTACGCGCCCGGAATCGTGCCCTCCGCCGTCGTCGTGGAGCTGACCCACCTGGCGACGCTCTACCACGACGACGTCATGGACGAGGCGGACGTGCGCCGCGGCGTGGACAGCGCGAACGCCCGCTGGGGCAACTCCGTGGCCGTCCTGACGGGTGACTTCCTGTTCGCCCGCGCCTCGCACATCCTGGCGGACCTCGGGCCCGAGGCCGTACGGATCCAGGCCGAGGCCTTCGAGCGGCTGGTGACGGGCCAGATCCTGGAGACGGCCGGTCCGCGCGACGGCCGCGACCCGGTCGCGCACTACCTGGACGTGATGGCCGGCAAGACCAGTTCGCTGGTCGCCGTCTCCTGCCGCTTCGGCGCGCTGATGTCCGGCGCCGACGAGATGGTCGTCGACGTCCTCACCCAGTACGGGGAGCGCCTCGGCCTGGCGTTCCAGCTCGCCGACGACGTCCTCGACATCGCCTCCGACGCGCACGAGTCCGGCAAGACCCCGGGCACCGACCTGCGCGAGGGCATCCCGACGCTGCCGGTGCTGAGGCTGCGCGAGATGGCCGCCCGCGACGGGAACCCGGACGACCTGGACCTCGTGGCGCTCCTGGACGGCGACCTGACGGACGACGCCCGCCACGCCGAGGCCCTGACCCGGCTGCGCTCCCACCCCGCCCTGGAGCAGGCCCGCCGGGACACCGTCCGCTACGCGGAGGAGGCGCGGGCCACGCTGGCCCCGCTGCCGGAGTGCTTCGCGAAGTCGGCGCTGGTGGAGCTGTGCGACGCGGTGGTCCACCGCGCGGGCTGA
- a CDS encoding ribbon-helix-helix domain-containing protein has translation MSRHVTIRLEEEFHERLKARAAALGTTVTALITEVTERELDEDRKNFLSGIEEFADHWGYFQERFGH, from the coding sequence ATGTCGAGACACGTCACCATCCGCCTGGAAGAAGAGTTCCACGAACGCCTCAAGGCGCGCGCGGCGGCGCTGGGGACAACGGTCACCGCGCTGATCACCGAAGTCACGGAACGCGAACTCGACGAGGACCGGAAGAACTTCCTGTCCGGGATCGAGGAGTTCGCCGACCACTGGGGCTACTTCCAGGAGCGGTTCGGGCATTGA
- a CDS encoding M28 family metallopeptidase gives MSLSVSRRLAAVTAIAVAGLFAATAPAALASPASVAAAPTPPDIPVANVKAHLTQLQSIAAANGGNRAHGKTGYKASIDYVKAKLDAAGFTTTLQTFTSSGATGYNLIADWPGGDPNSVLMSGAHLDSVSSGAGINDNGSGSAAVLETALAVSQAGLTPTKHLRFGWWGAEELGLVGSKYYVNNLPTAERAKFAGYLNFDMIGSPNPGYFVYDDDPTIEQTFKNYYAGLGVPTEIETEGDGRSDHASFKNVGIPVGGLFTGASNSKTAAQAQKWGGTSGQAFDRCYHSSCDNTSNINDTALDRNADAIAYAIWNLGFAVPVPPGPSFENTADVSIPDSPAAAVTSSITASGVTGNAPATTKVDVNIVHTYRGDLVVDLVAPDGTVYNLHNRTGGSADNLVQSYTVNASSEVANGVWKLRAKDGAAQDVGYINSWKITF, from the coding sequence ATGAGCCTGTCCGTTTCCCGGCGTCTGGCCGCCGTGACCGCCATCGCGGTCGCGGGCCTGTTCGCCGCCACCGCTCCCGCCGCGCTCGCCTCGCCGGCCTCGGTCGCCGCGGCGCCGACGCCGCCCGACATCCCGGTCGCCAACGTCAAGGCGCACCTGACGCAGTTGCAGTCCATAGCCGCCGCCAACGGCGGCAACCGCGCACACGGCAAGACCGGCTACAAGGCCTCGATCGACTACGTGAAGGCCAAGCTGGACGCGGCCGGTTTCACGACCACCCTGCAGACCTTCACCTCCAGCGGTGCGACCGGCTACAACCTGATCGCCGACTGGCCGGGCGGCGACCCCAACTCGGTCCTGATGTCCGGTGCGCACCTGGACTCGGTGTCCTCCGGTGCGGGCATCAACGACAACGGCTCCGGCAGCGCGGCCGTCCTGGAGACCGCGCTGGCCGTCTCCCAGGCCGGCCTCACGCCCACGAAGCACCTGCGCTTCGGCTGGTGGGGCGCGGAGGAGCTGGGCCTGGTCGGGTCGAAGTACTACGTCAACAACCTGCCGACCGCGGAGCGCGCGAAGTTCGCCGGGTACCTGAACTTCGACATGATCGGCTCGCCGAACCCGGGCTACTTCGTCTACGACGACGACCCGACCATCGAGCAGACCTTCAAGAACTACTACGCGGGCCTCGGCGTCCCGACCGAGATCGAGACGGAGGGCGACGGCCGCTCCGACCACGCGTCCTTCAAGAACGTCGGCATCCCCGTCGGCGGCCTGTTCACCGGCGCCAGCAACAGCAAGACGGCGGCCCAGGCCCAGAAGTGGGGCGGCACCTCGGGTCAGGCCTTCGACCGCTGCTACCACTCGTCCTGCGACAACACGTCGAACATCAACGACACCGCCCTGGACCGCAACGCGGACGCCATCGCCTACGCGATCTGGAACCTCGGGTTCGCCGTCCCGGTCCCGCCGGGCCCGTCCTTCGAGAACACGGCGGACGTGAGCATCCCGGACTCCCCCGCCGCCGCGGTGACCTCGTCGATCACGGCCTCGGGCGTCACGGGCAATGCCCCGGCCACCACCAAGGTCGATGTGAACATCGTCCACACCTACCGCGGTGACCTGGTGGTCGACCTGGTCGCCCCCGACGGCACCGTCTACAACCTGCACAACCGCACCGGCGGCAGCGCCGACAACCTCGTGCAGTCCTACACCGTCAACGCCTCCTCCGAGGTGGCGAACGGGGTCTGGAAGCTCCGGGCCAAGGACGGGGCGGCGCAGGACGTCGGCTACATCAACAGCTGGAAGATCACCTTCTAG
- a CDS encoding peptide MFS transporter, translating to MDEPPDPEADPEADQPPPGDDHAFLGHPRGLATLSGLEVWERFSFLGMQAILVLYFADTVAHGGLGMNPGTAASVSAAYGTMVYLVSVAGGWLADRILGSYRAVLWGGILIACGHYAMAVPTAAMTWVGLGLISAGTGLLKPNVASMVGKLYKTDDERRDAGFALYYMGINIGAFAGPLITAWLGEHKGWHWGFSAAAIGMTAGLIQYVLGRRHLAGRKHSAEFALAPDAMRAAVTKIIAGLVLFAALATLLAVLGWLTMGRFVDLLTLVSVIAPIVYFAVMFRSPRVTGEERGRLRPYVVLFLASVAFNFILFQAYSTMMLLASTNARTEILGFTFPAGWYASALGAFEVLLAPVVAALWVRMGPRQPHASNKIAIGVVLGGLSFLLMVIPTSGHSGDTYKMAAWWIIGSYLLLGLGDVLLETSGMSATTKLAPKAFASQTMALWFLSLALANGIQAQVVKLYGKVSNPAYFGVNGAIAIAVGLAVIALAPWLKRTMHPVH from the coding sequence ATAGACGAGCCCCCGGACCCGGAGGCTGACCCGGAGGCGGACCAGCCGCCGCCCGGCGACGACCACGCCTTCCTCGGGCACCCCAGGGGCCTGGCCACGCTCTCCGGACTGGAGGTCTGGGAGCGCTTCTCGTTCCTGGGCATGCAGGCCATCCTCGTCCTCTACTTCGCGGACACGGTGGCCCATGGCGGCCTGGGGATGAACCCGGGCACCGCGGCCTCCGTCTCGGCGGCCTACGGGACCATGGTCTACCTCGTCTCCGTCGCCGGCGGTTGGCTCGCCGACCGGATCCTCGGTTCGTACCGCGCCGTGCTGTGGGGCGGCATCCTCATCGCCTGCGGCCACTACGCCATGGCCGTGCCGACCGCCGCCATGACCTGGGTGGGCCTCGGCCTGATCAGCGCCGGCACCGGACTGCTCAAGCCGAACGTGGCCAGCATGGTCGGCAAGCTGTACAAGACGGACGACGAGCGGCGCGACGCCGGGTTCGCCCTCTACTACATGGGCATCAACATCGGCGCCTTCGCCGGCCCGCTGATCACCGCCTGGCTCGGTGAGCACAAGGGCTGGCACTGGGGCTTCTCGGCCGCCGCCATCGGCATGACCGCGGGACTCATCCAGTACGTCCTCGGCCGCCGCCACCTGGCCGGACGCAAGCACTCCGCCGAGTTCGCGCTCGCGCCCGACGCGATGCGCGCGGCAGTGACGAAGATCATCGCGGGGCTCGTGCTCTTCGCCGCGCTCGCCACCCTTCTGGCGGTACTCGGCTGGCTGACGATGGGCCGGTTCGTCGACCTGCTCACCCTGGTCTCGGTGATCGCGCCGATCGTCTACTTCGCGGTCATGTTCCGCAGCCCCCGGGTGACGGGCGAGGAGCGGGGGCGGCTGCGCCCGTACGTCGTGCTCTTCCTGGCCTCGGTCGCCTTCAACTTCATCCTCTTCCAGGCGTACTCGACGATGATGCTGCTCGCCTCGACGAACGCCCGCACCGAGATCCTCGGCTTCACCTTCCCGGCCGGCTGGTACGCCTCCGCCCTCGGCGCCTTCGAGGTGCTGCTGGCCCCCGTCGTCGCCGCGCTGTGGGTCCGGATGGGCCCCCGCCAGCCGCACGCCTCCAACAAGATCGCCATCGGCGTGGTCCTGGGCGGCCTGTCCTTCCTCCTGATGGTCATCCCGACCTCGGGGCACTCCGGGGACACCTACAAGATGGCCGCCTGGTGGATCATCGGCTCCTACCTGCTGCTCGGACTCGGTGACGTCCTGCTGGAGACCTCGGGCATGTCGGCCACCACGAAGCTCGCCCCGAAGGCCTTCGCCAGCCAGACCATGGCCCTGTGGTTCCTGTCCCTCGCCCTGGCCAACGGCATCCAGGCACAGGTGGTCAAGCTCTACGGCAAGGTCTCCAACCCCGCGTACTTCGGCGTCAACGGCGCCATCGCGATCGCGGTGGGGCTGGCCGTGATCGCGCTCGCCCCCTGGCTGAAGCGCACGATGCACCCCGTCCACTGA
- a CDS encoding DUF2092 domain-containing protein → MATNSKTRKAARYAVPVAVFGVVAGTIAMVPAFANSGGPDLPKITAQQLIEKIAASDVEQLSGSAKISTDLGLPTLASGLLGGGGVTGGSADPQDKVAQLASGTHTFRVAADGPDRQKLTFVDGKDEYTLVHNGDDVWGYDSKSKEAFHEKAPAEAGKSSERKTGDRLGATPQEIAKEVLEAAGPTTDVSVGDTAQVAGRDAYQLVLKPKASGSTVASVKIAVDAKNGVPLRVQLLSTDGGKPILDAGFTKVDFAKPAADTFAFTPPKDAKVNEGGGEHGKGDKGDKGDKGLGGALGSIPGLDALTGGAGVGADKGGMKVLGEGWTSIARIDTGQANGLKDLEGAAKDGKAPKEAKQFLDTLGDKVSGKFGEGRIFKTRVVNALITDDGKVYVGAVTKDELVKAADANK, encoded by the coding sequence ATGGCAACGAACTCAAAGACCCGCAAGGCCGCTCGGTACGCCGTACCGGTCGCGGTGTTCGGTGTGGTCGCCGGCACGATCGCGATGGTTCCGGCCTTCGCGAACTCCGGTGGCCCGGACCTGCCGAAGATCACGGCGCAGCAGCTCATCGAGAAGATCGCCGCTTCGGACGTCGAGCAGCTGTCCGGCAGCGCCAAGATCAGCACGGACCTCGGCCTGCCGACCCTGGCCTCCGGCCTGCTCGGCGGTGGCGGCGTCACGGGTGGCTCCGCCGACCCGCAGGACAAGGTCGCGCAGCTGGCGAGCGGCACCCACACCTTCCGGGTGGCCGCGGACGGCCCGGACCGGCAGAAGCTCACCTTCGTCGACGGCAAGGACGAGTACACCCTCGTCCACAACGGCGACGACGTCTGGGGATACGACTCCAAGTCCAAGGAGGCCTTCCACGAGAAGGCCCCGGCGGAGGCGGGCAAGAGCTCCGAGCGCAAGACCGGCGACCGGCTCGGCGCCACCCCGCAGGAGATCGCCAAGGAGGTCCTGGAGGCCGCCGGCCCGACCACGGACGTCAGCGTCGGCGACACGGCCCAGGTGGCCGGCCGCGACGCCTACCAGCTGGTCCTGAAGCCGAAGGCGTCCGGATCCACGGTCGCCTCGGTGAAGATCGCGGTGGACGCCAAGAACGGCGTGCCGCTGCGGGTCCAGCTGCTGTCCACCGACGGCGGCAAGCCGATCCTGGACGCCGGCTTCACCAAGGTGGACTTCGCCAAGCCCGCCGCCGACACCTTCGCCTTCACCCCGCCCAAGGACGCCAAGGTGAACGAGGGCGGCGGGGAGCACGGCAAGGGCGACAAGGGTGACAAGGGAGACAAGGGCCTGGGCGGCGCCCTCGGGTCCATCCCGGGCCTGGACGCCCTCACCGGCGGCGCCGGTGTCGGCGCCGACAAGGGCGGCATGAAGGTGCTCGGCGAGGGCTGGACCTCGATCGCGCGGATCGACACCGGCCAGGCCAACGGCCTCAAGGACCTCGAGGGCGCGGCGAAGGACGGCAAGGCCCCCAAGGAGGCCAAGCAGTTCCTCGACACCCTCGGCGACAAGGTCTCCGGGAAGTTCGGCGAGGGCCGCATCTTCAAGACCCGCGTGGTCAACGCCCTGATCACGGACGACGGCAAGGTCTACGTCGGAGCGGTCACCAAGGACGAGCTCGTGAAGGCCGCCGACGCGAACAAGTAA